The sequence TGAATACAACGCCTTGAAAAAAGACGGCACCGACATCCCTATTCTTATCTACAGCGCACCGATCATCCGTAACGGTAAAACGGTCGGCATACGAGGAATCGTACTCGACATCACCGAAAGAAAACGTTCGGAACAAATACTGCAGGAACTGAACCAGACACTCGAAGAACGGGTAAAAAAAAGAACCCGAGAACTCGAAATGACGCACCAGCAGATGATTCTGCAGGAAAAACTCGCATCAATCGGACAACTTGCCGCAGGACTTGCCCATGAACTCAACAATCCCATCAATTTTGTCAGAATCAACTTCGCAACCCTTCAGGAAGACATTGCAGATATCCGGGAGCTGCTTCAGGAATACCGGAACATCAGGCGTATAGCCGAAAAAGGAAGCATACCTCCTGAAAAGCTTCAGGAACTAAGGGAAAAGGAAAAAGAGATAGCCATAGATACGCTTCTTGACGGCCTTCCGGAAATCTTTACAGAATCACAGCGAGGATTCGAACGCATCGGCACCATCATCGGAAGTATGCGAAACTTCTCATTCCGCCATGCCATCGATCAGAGAGTCCCCTTCGACATCAACAAAGGAATCAACGACACGCTCATCATTGCGCGAAATGAATACCGCTACTACGCAGACGTTGAAACATCGCTCGAAATACTGCCGCCCATACCCTGCAACCCGGAACAGATCAATCAGGTATTTCTCAACCTGATCATCAACAGCGCACACGCCATCGCCTCGCAGAAACGAGCGGAAAAAGGCAAAATCAGCATCCATACCAGCCACGACTCCAACGCGGTGTTCTGCAGCATTGCCGATGACGGCCCCGGTATACCGGACGAAACCCGGCGCCGAATCTTCGAACCTTTCTTCACGACAAAAGAACCCGGAAAAGGAACAGGCCTCGGACTGAGCATCTCATACGACATCATAGTCCATAAACACAATGGAACTCTTGTCGTTTCCTCCCCTCCGGAAGGAGGCACGATGTTCACCATGACATTGCCACTGATGCTTACAACCGAATCCGCAGAAAAATGAAAAACCATAAAGACCTCACCATACTTTTTGTCGATGACGAACCCGACATTCTCAGTTCGCTGAACCGTTTTTTGAGAAGAGAACCATACAAAAAGCTCTTTGCGGAAAACGGTAGAAAAGCTCTCGAAATCTTTGACTCGGTTACCGTCGATATTATCATTTCCGATCTGCGCATGCCCGAAATGAACGGACTCGAACTGATCAATGAAGTAAAAAAAAGAAGACCGGAGAGCGTCCGGATGATTCTCAGCGGTTCGCAGGATATTGACCAGATCATTGAATCCATCAATACCGGAGAGGTATTCCGCTTTATTCCCAAACCCGTAGAGCCCGGAGCATTCAAAAAAATCCTCAACGACGCTATTGACTATTACTGCCTGAAAAACGAACGGGAAGAGCTGTTCAAGGAGCTCTCCATAAAAAATCAGGAGCTCACAAAAGCGAACGACGCGCTGAAAATCCTCACCGGAGAACTCGAAAGAAGCGAAGAACAATTCCGTTCGATGAACGACGCGGCACATGATGCTGTCTTCATGCTCAATCAGGAAGGCGCCATCATTTACCGCAATGCAGCGGCCGAAACCATTTTTGGTTTCAACCGCAATCAGTATCCGAATCAGCCGTTTGACGAGCTGCTTGCGAACGAAACGACGCAGATCGACCTGAAGCGGTTCTGCAAAAACCCTTCTGAAAAAAATGCGGACAAAGTCATTCAGATCGAAGGTCTAAAAATAAACGGAACGACCCTGCCGATTGAAATATCTAAAGGATGCGTCCATATCGACTCCCTGCCGCACACCGTAGTCATAGCCCGCGACATCACCTCCCGCGTTGAAGAAGAACGCAGCCGACAGCGATACACAAATCTGCAGAGAGATCTCGAGTCGCAGATTGAAAAAAAACTCCTTCAGAGTCCGGTACCGGAGTCGCTCCAGGGAGCATCGCTAAGCCGACTCATGCTGCCATCCGGTCATCTCGATGGTGATTTCATCGACTTTATCGTCTATGACCGCAGTCACATAGACATTCTCATCGGTGACGTCATGGGACACGGCATTCAATCGGCGCTGGTTGGAGCGGGAATAAAATCACTTTTTCTGAAAGTACTTGCAGAACAGCAATCCGACACAGGAGAGTTACCCTCCCTTCAGGATATCCTGACTGCAGTTCATGATCGCTGCATCCACGAACTGATCGAACTCGGAACCTACACGACACTGCTCTTCATACGGCTGGACCTGTCAAACCGGAAATTCTCGATCGTTGACTGCGGACACACCCCTGCCATACACTTTCACTCCCGAACCGGAACCGTCAGGCAGCTCAAAGGAGAAAATCTTCCGATCGGCATGATAGAACAGCAGCAGTACTCCGAAAGCACCTATCCCATTGAAGAAAACGATATCCTTGTCCTCTATTCGGACGGAATAACGGAAAGCCGCTCCCCCAACGCAACCATGTTCGGCATAGACCGGCTTGCAGAAATCATAA comes from Chlorobium limicola DSM 245 and encodes:
- a CDS encoding PAS domain S-box protein, whose amino-acid sequence is MKKSATSSDAGITLLVVDDNAVSLTLTTHIIKKLGYNALTADNGNTCIELLNTCRIDLILLDIHMPGKNGLEVLAYIRDHQFLLPVIMISGSSDIEQAVFSLKMGAYEYLLKPVDADRLQITVKNALSEFELRRKVRLFSAAITQSPFAVVITNEKGIIEYTNPGFTALSGYSESEVNGRNIDLLKSGKQSPAFYRHFWQTISSGKIWQGEIINRKKNGELYTEFCMVSPITDHSLRITHFISIKQDISQRKKDQEALAESEQRFQELADLLPQPVFEIDLNGTLTYTNTPGLDMFGYRKEELDKDFNYLILFSPEERLRLQTNIQSIFRGLPVENHEYNALKKDGTDIPILIYSAPIIRNGKTVGIRGIVLDITERKRSEQILQELNQTLEERVKKRTRELEMTHQQMILQEKLASIGQLAAGLAHELNNPINFVRINFATLQEDIADIRELLQEYRNIRRIAEKGSIPPEKLQELREKEKEIAIDTLLDGLPEIFTESQRGFERIGTIIGSMRNFSFRHAIDQRVPFDINKGINDTLIIARNEYRYYADVETSLEILPPIPCNPEQINQVFLNLIINSAHAIASQKRAEKGKISIHTSHDSNAVFCSIADDGPGIPDETRRRIFEPFFTTKEPGKGTGLGLSISYDIIVHKHNGTLVVSSPPEGGTMFTMTLPLMLTTESAEK
- a CDS encoding SpoIIE family protein phosphatase, with product MKNHKDLTILFVDDEPDILSSLNRFLRREPYKKLFAENGRKALEIFDSVTVDIIISDLRMPEMNGLELINEVKKRRPESVRMILSGSQDIDQIIESINTGEVFRFIPKPVEPGAFKKILNDAIDYYCLKNEREELFKELSIKNQELTKANDALKILTGELERSEEQFRSMNDAAHDAVFMLNQEGAIIYRNAAAETIFGFNRNQYPNQPFDELLANETTQIDLKRFCKNPSEKNADKVIQIEGLKINGTTLPIEISKGCVHIDSLPHTVVIARDITSRVEEERSRQRYTNLQRDLESQIEKKLLQSPVPESLQGASLSRLMLPSGHLDGDFIDFIVYDRSHIDILIGDVMGHGIQSALVGAGIKSLFLKVLAEQQSDTGELPSLQDILTAVHDRCIHELIELGTYTTLLFIRLDLSNRKFSIVDCGHTPAIHFHSRTGTVRQLKGENLPIGMIEQQQYSESTYPIEENDILVLYSDGITESRSPNATMFGIDRLAEIIKKHHELPADNLVSTIRTLLSDFSGRATFDDDVTCLVIRIEQTSRR